One Fuerstiella marisgermanici DNA window includes the following coding sequences:
- a CDS encoding GspE/PulE family protein, with protein MPQRKLGQILVDLGYLTDDQLWDVLEEQKQSAGLIGQVAVRMGMVTETQVTEALAEQWGMPVINLAETNIPPQVLELVPQQMAEIYKIMPVSMRDDVLTVAMADPQNVGALDDLRNLLGNEIRGAVSSLADVEEAIAKYYADRDESIEDVIDELQADEDDEGRIRGYDLSSEEELSDAAPIKKLLNMVILLAIRDQASDIHFEPFEDEFKIRVKADGVLYEMVPPPRHLASAIVSRIKVMADLDIAERRLPQDGRIELNVGGNPVDLRVSVLPVLFGEAVVMRVLDRTVVALDLNKIGMDPAILTKFRRMIELPNGIVLVTGPTGSGKTTTLYSALNELNDISTKVITSEDPIEYDIEGIMQCPINVDIGVTFANILRGILRHDPDKILVGEIRDYETGEIAVQSALTGHLVFSTLHTNDAPTAITRLRDMGVAAFLITATVEAILAQRLVRRICSECRTEFEPSDELLMELQLPLDTARKYKFYFGKGCARCNNSGYKGRVGLYELLIVTDEIRDCVAAEQSADEIRDVARNQGMTTLRESGLKLIFDGVTTIDEVVRETVMEDLD; from the coding sequence ATGCCACAGCGAAAACTTGGACAAATTCTGGTCGACCTCGGCTACCTGACAGACGACCAGCTTTGGGATGTTCTGGAAGAACAGAAACAAAGTGCGGGGTTGATCGGGCAGGTCGCCGTTCGCATGGGCATGGTGACGGAAACTCAGGTCACAGAAGCTCTGGCCGAACAGTGGGGCATGCCGGTCATTAACCTGGCCGAAACCAATATCCCGCCGCAGGTGCTGGAACTGGTGCCTCAGCAGATGGCGGAGATCTACAAGATCATGCCGGTCTCAATGCGTGACGACGTGTTGACCGTGGCCATGGCAGACCCGCAAAACGTGGGAGCTCTGGACGACCTGCGAAACCTGCTGGGCAACGAAATTCGAGGAGCTGTTTCCAGTCTGGCGGATGTCGAAGAAGCGATCGCGAAGTACTATGCTGACCGCGACGAAAGCATCGAAGACGTCATCGACGAACTTCAGGCTGACGAAGATGATGAAGGCCGAATTCGCGGCTACGACCTGTCGTCTGAAGAAGAATTGTCAGACGCCGCGCCGATTAAAAAACTGCTGAACATGGTGATCCTGCTTGCCATTCGTGACCAGGCCAGCGACATCCATTTCGAACCGTTCGAAGACGAATTCAAAATCCGCGTCAAAGCGGACGGCGTGTTGTACGAAATGGTTCCGCCGCCGCGGCATCTGGCCAGTGCGATCGTCAGTCGCATCAAGGTGATGGCGGACCTGGACATCGCCGAACGCCGGCTGCCTCAGGACGGTCGTATCGAATTGAATGTCGGCGGTAACCCGGTCGACCTTCGAGTCAGCGTGCTGCCTGTCCTGTTCGGCGAAGCTGTTGTTATGCGAGTGCTTGACCGAACGGTGGTGGCACTGGACCTGAACAAGATCGGCATGGACCCGGCGATTCTGACAAAGTTCCGCCGCATGATCGAACTGCCGAACGGCATCGTGCTGGTGACCGGTCCCACCGGTTCCGGCAAGACGACAACGTTGTATTCGGCACTGAACGAACTGAACGACATTTCGACCAAGGTAATCACCAGCGAAGACCCCATCGAATACGACATCGAAGGCATCATGCAGTGTCCAATTAACGTGGACATCGGCGTGACCTTCGCCAACATTCTGCGAGGTATCCTGCGGCACGATCCGGACAAAATTCTGGTCGGTGAAATTCGAGACTACGAGACCGGTGAAATTGCCGTGCAGAGTGCTCTGACGGGCCACCTTGTGTTCAGCACACTTCACACCAACGACGCTCCCACCGCGATCACTCGACTGCGCGACATGGGAGTCGCCGCGTTCCTGATCACAGCCACCGTCGAAGCCATCCTGGCTCAACGATTGGTACGTCGCATCTGCAGCGAATGCCGCACAGAATTTGAACCATCGGATGAGCTGTTAATGGAATTACAGCTGCCCCTGGACACCGCTCGAAAATACAAGTTCTACTTTGGCAAAGGGTGTGCTCGCTGCAACAACAGCGGGTACAAGGGCCGAGTCGGTTTGTATGAATTGCTGATTGTGACGGACGAAATTCGCGACTGCGTAGCGGCCGAACAATCGGCGGACGAAATTCGCGACGTCGCTCGAAACCAGGGTATGACAACTCTGCGAGAATCAGGCCTGAAACTCATCTTTGATGGCGTGACAACAATTGACGAAGTCGTGCGTGAAACCGTGATGGAAGATCTCGATTAG
- a CDS encoding GspE/PulE family protein: protein MEDWLQRFVDDGTIGESQLEEARSMAASLGITVEDALVRLGYINGADLGKAQAAAFGYEFVDLEGMQIPNSIIELITESMARENIVIATDLEGEKVVVAMHNPNNLEVLDKLQFVLNRDIKVVMAPMESIQGAINRHYGQTETESVDTMISEFTETEIEFTETEAKAAQKGDEDDSAPIIRLVNLIISEAMQMRASDIHVEPFEDRVRIRYRIDGSLIERDSPPKRLLGAILSRIKIMASMDISEKRRPQDGRIKTRMGAKEFDLRVSILPTNHGQAVVMRILDRDNIKIGIRNLGFSDENYRTFQNIIRRPNGIFLVTGPTGSGKTTTLYSALGELNRPDRKIITAEDPVEYYLPGINQVEVKHSIGFDFAKIIKSMLRQAPNVILVGEIRDTETGEMAVQASLTGHLVFSTLHTNDAPGSITRLIDMGVQPFLVASSLMAVMAQRLVKVVCAKCREPYQPTPEEIDYFELSDEELEESEWVRGRGCASCQHSGYSGRRAVFELMTMNSTLREMAFNSEPTQNIRRQARLFGMRTLVDDAKDKAMAGLTSLQEVYKLSKGGH from the coding sequence ATGGAAGATTGGCTACAACGTTTCGTCGACGACGGCACCATTGGCGAATCGCAGCTGGAAGAAGCGCGATCAATGGCTGCCAGCCTCGGAATCACGGTCGAAGACGCCCTGGTCCGACTCGGCTACATCAACGGAGCGGATCTGGGAAAGGCTCAGGCGGCCGCCTTCGGTTACGAATTCGTCGACCTGGAAGGCATGCAGATTCCCAACAGCATCATCGAACTCATTACTGAGTCGATGGCCCGGGAAAACATTGTGATTGCGACGGATCTGGAAGGCGAAAAGGTCGTCGTCGCGATGCACAACCCAAACAACCTTGAGGTGCTGGACAAGCTGCAGTTCGTACTGAATCGCGACATCAAAGTCGTCATGGCCCCCATGGAATCGATTCAGGGAGCCATCAACCGCCACTACGGTCAAACGGAAACAGAATCCGTCGACACCATGATCTCGGAATTCACGGAAACCGAGATCGAATTCACCGAAACAGAAGCCAAAGCGGCTCAAAAAGGCGACGAAGACGACAGCGCCCCCATTATTCGGCTGGTGAATCTGATCATTTCAGAAGCCATGCAGATGAGGGCCAGCGACATCCACGTCGAACCCTTCGAAGATCGCGTCCGCATTCGCTACCGAATTGACGGTTCGCTGATTGAACGAGACAGCCCGCCCAAACGCCTGTTGGGAGCGATCCTGTCTCGTATCAAAATTATGGCGAGCATGGACATTTCCGAAAAACGCCGCCCGCAGGACGGCCGCATTAAGACTCGAATGGGAGCCAAGGAATTCGACCTGCGAGTCAGCATTTTGCCAACCAACCACGGCCAGGCGGTCGTGATGAGAATCCTGGACCGCGACAACATCAAGATCGGTATCCGGAACCTGGGCTTCAGCGATGAAAACTATCGCACGTTCCAAAACATCATCCGCCGGCCTAACGGCATCTTCCTGGTGACGGGCCCAACGGGTTCCGGGAAAACCACCACGCTGTACAGTGCTCTTGGTGAACTGAACCGCCCAGACCGCAAAATCATCACGGCAGAAGACCCGGTGGAATACTACCTGCCGGGGATTAATCAGGTAGAAGTAAAGCACAGTATCGGATTCGACTTCGCCAAGATTATTAAGTCTATGCTGCGGCAGGCACCGAACGTTATTCTGGTGGGTGAAATCCGGGATACTGAGACCGGTGAGATGGCAGTACAAGCTAGTTTGACCGGACACTTGGTATTCAGCACACTACACACGAACGATGCGCCCGGATCTATTACACGACTGATCGATATGGGTGTACAGCCATTCTTGGTCGCATCGTCACTGATGGCGGTGATGGCTCAGCGGCTGGTGAAGGTGGTTTGCGCGAAGTGTCGCGAACCTTATCAGCCGACGCCTGAGGAGATTGATTACTTTGAATTGTCAGATGAAGAGCTGGAAGAAAGCGAATGGGTGCGCGGGCGAGGTTGCGCAAGCTGCCAGCATTCCGGGTATTCAGGTCGGCGAGCGGTGTTTGAGCTGATGACAATGAATTCAACGCTGCGAGAAATGGCGTTCAATAGCGAACCCACACAGAATATCCGCCGGCAGGCCAGGCTGTTCGGCATGAGAACCCTCGTCGACGACGCGAAAGACAAGGCTATGGCAGGACTTACGTCACTGCAGGAGGTTTACAAATTATCCAAGGGAGGGCACTAA
- a CDS encoding DEAD/DEAH box helicase, whose amino-acid sequence MQNTTELTFEQLGLHPKTLKTLAQNGYETPSPIQAELIPLALTGRDCIGQARTGTGKTAAFMLPTMERIDLAEPAVQVLALAPTRELSEQVMMEAKKLCGGRIKLGIGVGGRPIHLQIRDIENGAQGIIGTPGRIIDLLRRGALNLDKLKVLILDEADRMLDIGFRPDIERIIKQCPKKRQTLLLSATLPPPVEKLAQKYMTDPEMVDLSEDNVVVDTIEQYYVTVDENRKRSLLLRVLAQEKPAQAIVFTRTKRGADKLLEVFSRRLKSDRIAAIHGDLPQRKRDRVIKDLRAGKLRLLIATDVVGRGIDISGISHIINYDIPEFCDDYVHRVGRTGRLSSAENGRAITFVRLDQGGELTNIEMRINTVLPEYRVDGFEAYAPKERSQRTVRKFGA is encoded by the coding sequence TTGCAGAACACCACGGAACTCACCTTCGAACAACTCGGTCTTCATCCTAAAACACTCAAAACGCTCGCCCAAAACGGCTACGAAACGCCCAGCCCGATTCAGGCGGAACTCATCCCACTGGCTCTGACCGGCCGCGACTGCATCGGCCAGGCTCGCACAGGCACCGGAAAAACGGCCGCCTTTATGCTTCCTACCATGGAACGCATCGACCTGGCGGAACCGGCGGTGCAGGTCTTGGCCCTGGCACCGACTCGCGAATTAAGCGAGCAGGTAATGATGGAAGCCAAGAAACTGTGTGGCGGACGCATCAAACTGGGAATCGGCGTGGGCGGACGGCCCATTCATCTGCAGATCCGCGACATCGAAAACGGAGCTCAGGGAATCATCGGAACGCCGGGCCGAATCATCGACCTGCTGCGTCGCGGAGCTCTAAACCTGGACAAGCTGAAGGTACTGATCCTGGACGAAGCCGACCGCATGCTGGACATCGGTTTCCGTCCCGACATCGAACGCATCATCAAGCAGTGCCCCAAAAAACGTCAAACGCTGCTGCTGTCGGCCACCCTGCCGCCACCCGTCGAAAAGCTGGCTCAGAAGTACATGACCGACCCGGAGATGGTCGACCTGTCTGAGGACAATGTGGTTGTTGACACGATCGAGCAATACTACGTGACCGTCGACGAGAACCGAAAACGTTCGCTGCTGCTGCGAGTCCTCGCGCAGGAAAAACCAGCTCAGGCGATTGTGTTTACGCGAACCAAGCGAGGTGCCGACAAGCTGCTTGAGGTCTTCTCACGCCGCCTGAAGTCGGACCGCATCGCCGCCATCCATGGCGACCTGCCTCAACGCAAACGAGATCGCGTGATTAAAGATTTGCGAGCTGGCAAGTTGCGTCTGCTGATTGCGACAGACGTGGTAGGCCGCGGGATCGACATCAGTGGGATCTCACACATCATCAACTATGACATTCCCGAATTCTGCGACGACTACGTTCACCGTGTCGGCCGCACGGGAAGGCTATCTTCTGCCGAAAACGGCCGCGCGATTACGTTCGTGCGACTGGATCAGGGTGGCGAGTTGACCAACATCGAAATGCGGATCAACACCGTTCTGCCGGAATACCGCGTGGATGGCTTCGAAGCCTACGCTCCCAAAGAACGCTCACAGCGCACAGTCCGCAAGTTCGGCGCTTGA
- a CDS encoding type IV pilus twitching motility protein PilT, with protein sequence MAPRQLQIDKLLETVVRESISDLHITVGQPPVVRQGGHMVRLETKSLDKEDTSALMKSITPERNQQELQERGGTDFGFAFGDKARFRVSVFKQRGMIGMVLRRIPNEFLTFEQLGLPPVVRELIQRPRGLFLVTGPTGSGKTTSLASMINWMNNNLDHHIITMEDPIEYYHDHNKSTINQREIGVDCASFPDALRGALRQDPDVILVGEMRDLETIEAAITAAETGHVVFGTLHTTGAQGTVDRVIDVFPTNQQEQIRTQLANGIIGILSQALLPRKPKGLVAAYEMLVVTSAISNLIREGKTFRINSSIQTGRKFGMILLDDSLFNLWKNGLCEEKDVIMKSNNPGELRSRIERAKKGVFDDDDDDDDDEFDD encoded by the coding sequence ATGGCACCTCGCCAACTTCAAATTGACAAGCTGCTGGAAACGGTGGTTCGTGAAAGCATCAGCGACCTGCACATCACTGTGGGACAGCCCCCAGTGGTACGCCAGGGTGGTCACATGGTGCGGTTGGAAACCAAAAGCCTCGACAAAGAGGACACGTCCGCGTTGATGAAGAGCATCACGCCGGAACGAAACCAGCAGGAACTTCAGGAACGCGGCGGGACAGACTTCGGCTTCGCGTTCGGTGACAAAGCTCGTTTTCGAGTCTCCGTGTTTAAACAGCGCGGCATGATCGGGATGGTGCTGCGGCGAATTCCGAACGAATTCCTGACCTTCGAACAGCTTGGCCTGCCGCCAGTGGTTCGCGAACTGATTCAGCGGCCGCGAGGTTTGTTTCTGGTCACGGGGCCGACAGGTTCCGGCAAGACAACCAGTCTTGCGTCTATGATCAACTGGATGAATAACAATCTGGATCATCACATCATCACGATGGAAGACCCGATTGAGTACTACCACGATCACAACAAGTCGACGATCAATCAGCGAGAAATCGGTGTCGACTGTGCGTCCTTCCCGGATGCGTTGCGAGGTGCTTTGCGGCAGGACCCCGACGTGATTCTGGTGGGGGAAATGCGAGACCTCGAAACCATCGAAGCGGCGATCACAGCGGCGGAAACCGGCCACGTGGTCTTCGGAACTCTGCATACCACGGGTGCTCAGGGTACGGTCGACCGAGTCATCGACGTATTCCCAACCAACCAGCAGGAACAGATTCGAACTCAGCTGGCCAACGGTATCATCGGCATCCTGTCTCAGGCGCTGCTGCCGCGCAAGCCCAAAGGCCTTGTCGCCGCTTACGAAATGCTGGTGGTCACCAGTGCGATCTCCAACCTGATCCGCGAAGGGAAAACCTTCCGTATCAACTCTTCCATTCAGACCGGGCGCAAGTTCGGCATGATTCTGCTCGACGATTCGCTGTTCAACCTTTGGAAGAACGGCCTGTGCGAAGAAAAGGACGTAATCATGAAGTCCAACAATCCGGGCGAATTGCGATCGCGAATTGAACGAGCCAAGAAGGGCGTGTTCGACGACGACGATGATGACGACGACGATGAGTTCGATGACTAG
- a CDS encoding 30S ribosomal protein S1: MVDRHLLREFSVDDAELEAVLEGSFDALDEAIQNEAHTYDINDILQGTVVRVDDEEVVVDIGYKSEGVIQREEWEDGEKLPSAGEQIEVLLEEFEDSIGLIVLSMRKARRVRDWEEIIKTHAEGDVVSGPVVRKIKGGLLVLIGREMDGDDVVKNGVNVFLPASQVDVRRPPDIADYIGQDIECMILKIDEARKNIVVSRRRLIEEEREREKQELLKVLEVGTIRKGTVKNIADFGAFVDLGGIDGLLHITDMSWGRINHPTEVVKIDDDIEVMVLNIDYEKEKIALGLKQKSASPWENISEKYPVGSRITGEVVNVLSYGAFVKLEDGIEGLVHISEMSWTRRINHPSELVAIGDEVEVMVLGINEDKQEISLGMKQTQENPWDNVADKYPLGSKVKGTVRNLTNYGAFIELEEGVDGLLHISDMSWTRKISHSNEMLKKGEPLECEILSVDQERRRIALGLKQLDDDPWETTIPEKYSPGRSVTGKVTKITNFGVFVELEDELEGLLHVSELSEDKIEHPETMVKVGDELEVRILRVDTADRKIGLSCRSDEEIREAAAAEAAQGGGGDGGGSAPARKVEDLKGGTGDSSKPLFSLGGSADDSSDADDGDAKAEDATEEENSDEEKPSEEG; this comes from the coding sequence ATGGTAGATCGTCACCTCCTCCGCGAATTCAGTGTAGATGATGCAGAACTGGAAGCCGTCTTAGAAGGCTCGTTCGACGCACTCGATGAGGCAATTCAAAACGAAGCCCACACTTACGACATTAACGACATTTTGCAGGGCACGGTGGTCCGCGTTGATGACGAAGAAGTGGTGGTCGACATCGGCTACAAAAGCGAAGGTGTCATTCAGCGTGAGGAATGGGAAGACGGCGAAAAACTGCCTTCGGCCGGTGAGCAGATTGAAGTTCTGCTGGAAGAGTTTGAAGACTCAATTGGCCTGATCGTTCTGTCGATGCGGAAAGCTCGCCGCGTCCGGGACTGGGAAGAAATCATCAAGACGCACGCCGAAGGCGATGTTGTCAGCGGACCTGTGGTTCGCAAAATCAAAGGCGGTCTGCTGGTACTTATCGGCCGCGAAATGGATGGCGACGACGTGGTCAAAAACGGCGTCAACGTGTTCCTGCCAGCCAGCCAGGTCGACGTGCGTCGTCCACCGGATATCGCCGACTACATCGGCCAGGACATCGAATGCATGATCCTGAAGATCGACGAAGCTCGCAAGAACATCGTCGTGTCTCGTCGCCGCCTGATCGAAGAAGAACGCGAACGCGAAAAGCAGGAACTGCTGAAGGTGCTGGAAGTGGGCACCATTCGCAAAGGTACAGTCAAGAACATCGCGGACTTCGGTGCGTTTGTGGACCTTGGCGGTATCGACGGCCTGCTGCATATCACGGATATGAGCTGGGGACGAATCAATCATCCGACGGAAGTTGTCAAGATCGACGACGACATCGAAGTGATGGTTCTGAACATCGATTACGAAAAGGAAAAGATCGCTCTTGGCCTGAAGCAGAAGTCTGCCAGCCCATGGGAAAACATTTCCGAAAAGTACCCGGTCGGTTCGCGCATTACGGGCGAAGTGGTCAACGTGCTGTCGTACGGTGCCTTTGTGAAGCTGGAAGACGGCATCGAAGGTCTGGTCCACATCAGCGAAATGTCGTGGACTCGCCGCATCAATCATCCTTCAGAACTGGTTGCGATTGGCGACGAAGTTGAAGTGATGGTGCTGGGCATCAACGAAGACAAGCAGGAAATTTCGCTCGGCATGAAGCAGACTCAGGAAAATCCCTGGGACAACGTGGCCGACAAATATCCATTGGGTAGCAAGGTCAAAGGAACCGTTCGAAACCTCACCAACTACGGTGCGTTTATCGAGCTGGAAGAAGGCGTCGACGGCCTGTTGCACATCAGCGACATGTCCTGGACTCGCAAGATCTCTCACTCCAACGAAATGCTCAAGAAGGGCGAACCGCTGGAATGCGAAATCCTGTCGGTTGATCAGGAACGTCGCCGCATCGCACTGGGCCTGAAGCAACTGGACGACGACCCATGGGAAACGACGATTCCAGAAAAGTACAGCCCCGGCCGTTCGGTCACGGGCAAGGTCACCAAGATCACCAACTTCGGCGTATTTGTCGAACTGGAAGACGAACTGGAAGGCCTGCTTCACGTTTCGGAATTGTCTGAAGACAAGATCGAACATCCGGAAACGATGGTGAAGGTTGGCGATGAACTGGAAGTCCGCATCCTTCGCGTCGACACAGCAGATCGCAAGATCGGTTTGAGCTGTCGTTCGGATGAAGAGATTCGCGAAGCGGCTGCCGCAGAAGCTGCTCAAGGTGGCGGCGGCGATGGTGGTGGTTCAGCTCCAGCTCGCAAGGTCGAAGACCTCAAGGGTGGAACCGGCGACAGCAGCAAGCCGCTGTTCAGCCTCGGTGGTTCTGCGGACGACTCGTCTGATGCAGACGACGGCGATGCAAAAGCTGAAGACGCCACAGAAGAAGAAAACTCGGACGAAGAAAAACCTTCTGAAGAGGGCTAA
- a CDS encoding NAD-dependent epimerase/dehydratase family protein, translating to MKALVTGGGGFLGLYIVEQLLDAGHEVRVFCRGKYATLDRLNVHVVNGDLQDRQAVATACEGMDCVFHVAAVPGVWGTWQHYHGPNTIGTTNVIEAARQAGVQRLIYTSSPSVVFDGEEHIDADESLAYPSEWLCHYPHSKALAEQSVLAANDDDSFRTVSLRPHLIWGARDNHLIPRLLQKAKSGRLRRVGDGTNVVSVANVENAAAAHLQAEASLRETVSAAGNAYFVNEPEAVNLWSWIDQILELAKLPPVKKSISLATAHRVGRGLEKLWTWLPLPGEPPMTRFMALQLASSHSYSIEAAKRDFGYTPIVSMEEGMQRLATDINRMV from the coding sequence ATGAAAGCACTCGTTACCGGCGGAGGCGGGTTCCTCGGCCTATACATCGTCGAACAGTTGCTGGACGCTGGCCATGAGGTACGCGTTTTCTGCCGGGGCAAATACGCGACTCTGGACCGCCTGAATGTCCACGTCGTTAACGGTGACCTGCAGGACCGCCAGGCTGTCGCAACAGCGTGCGAAGGTATGGACTGCGTGTTCCACGTCGCGGCCGTTCCCGGTGTCTGGGGAACGTGGCAGCATTATCACGGCCCCAACACGATTGGAACGACCAACGTCATCGAGGCGGCTCGGCAGGCGGGTGTTCAGAGGTTAATATATACCAGTTCGCCGAGCGTTGTGTTTGACGGCGAAGAGCACATCGATGCCGATGAATCGCTGGCTTATCCCAGCGAATGGCTGTGCCACTATCCTCATTCCAAAGCTCTGGCTGAACAGTCCGTGCTGGCTGCCAACGACGATGATAGTTTTCGAACGGTATCACTGCGGCCGCATCTGATTTGGGGGGCTCGCGATAATCACCTGATCCCTCGCCTGCTGCAGAAGGCAAAATCCGGACGACTGCGGCGCGTCGGCGACGGTACCAACGTTGTGTCTGTCGCGAACGTCGAAAACGCAGCGGCCGCTCACCTGCAGGCAGAAGCATCGCTACGTGAAACAGTCTCCGCCGCCGGCAATGCGTATTTTGTTAACGAGCCGGAAGCTGTGAACCTATGGTCCTGGATTGATCAGATTCTGGAACTGGCGAAACTGCCGCCCGTAAAGAAATCGATCTCGCTGGCGACCGCCCATCGCGTGGGTCGAGGACTGGAGAAGTTATGGACATGGCTGCCATTGCCCGGTGAACCACCGATGACACGCTTTATGGCTTTACAACTGGCCAGTTCGCACAGCTACAGCATCGAAGCAGCCAAACGCGACTTCGGCTATACGCCGATTGTATCGATGGAAGAGGGCATGCAGCGATTGGCCACTGACATCAACAGAATGGTGTAG